A part of Fundulus heteroclitus isolate FHET01 unplaced genomic scaffold, MU-UCD_Fhet_4.1 scaffold_124, whole genome shotgun sequence genomic DNA contains:
- the LOC118558371 gene encoding vomeronasal type-2 receptor 1-like isoform X2, whose translation MIFAIEEINNNTNLLPGVRLGYQIYDTCASVPVAVHVAFQLLNGQNPVFSKDSNCSQSGVVMAAVGDSGSTPSISMSRIMGPFNIPLVSHFATCACLSDKQQFPTFFRTIPSDQFQADTLAKLVKYFGWTWIGAVHSDSDYGNNGMASFIKTANREGICVEYIESFYRTDPQSKIRRVADVIRRSSAVVVVAFTAAGDMKFLLEELARDPPPPRQWIGSEGWITDPHSMSFSFCAGAIGVAIQQSVIPGLRDFLLDLSPSKVAASSVLTEFWEDAFNCSLRKSPGVSMLSKLSSRNS comes from the exons ATGATCTTTGCAATTGAGGAgataaacaacaacacaaacttGCTGCCAGGTGTCAGACTTGGTTATCAGATCTATGACACCTGCGCCTCTGTGCCAGTTGCTGTGCATGTTGCGTTTCAACTATTAAACGGACAGAACCCTGTGTTCTCTAAAGACAGTAACTGTTCACAGTCTGGAGTGGTGATGGCTGCGGTTGGAGACTCTGGATCCACTCCATCGATCAGCATGTCACGCATAATGGGGCCCTTCAACATCCCCCTG gTGAGCCACTTTGCCACTTGTGCCTGCctttcagataaacagcaatTTCCAACATTTTTCAGAACAATTCCTAGTGACCAGTTCCAAGCTGATACCCTAGCCAAGCTGGTGAAATACTTTGGTTGGACTTGGATAGGTGCTGTCCACTCAGATTCAGATTATGGAAATAACGGCATGGCATCCTTTATTAAGACAGCAAACAGAGAGGGGATCTGCGTGGAGTACATTGAATCATTTTATCGGACTGACCCACAGAGTAAAATCAGAAGAGTTGCCGATGTTATCCGCAG GTCatcagctgtagttgtggtggcATTTACAGCTGCTGGTGATATGAAGTTCCTATTGGAAGAGTTAGCTCGGGACCCTCCTCCACCTCGTCAGTGGATTGGAAGTGAAGGTTGGATAACTGATCCACACTCAATGAGCTTCAGTTTCTGTGCAGGAGCGATCGGAGTTGCCATTCAGCAATCTGTCATCCCAGGTCTGAGAGACTTCCTTCTGGATCTCTCTCCATCTAAAGTGGCTGCCTCCTCAGTTCTTACTGAGTTCTGGGAGGATGCATTCAACTGCAGCCTAAGAAAAA gtCCCGGTGTCAGTATGCTCTCAAAGTTGTCCTCAAGGAACTCGTAA
- the LOC118558371 gene encoding extracellular calcium-sensing receptor-like isoform X1, which produces MQTVISNYTTKPELPRCTGSFNARELRFSRTMIFAIEEINNNTNLLPGVRLGYQIYDTCASVPVAVHVAFQLLNGQNPVFSKDSNCSQSGVVMAAVGDSGSTPSISMSRIMGPFNIPLVSHFATCACLSDKQQFPTFFRTIPSDQFQADTLAKLVKYFGWTWIGAVHSDSDYGNNGMASFIKTANREGICVEYIESFYRTDPQSKIRRVADVIRRSSAVVVVAFTAAGDMKFLLEELARDPPPPRQWIGSEGWITDPHSMSFSFCAGAIGVAIQQSVIPGLRDFLLDLSPSKVAASSVLTEFWEDAFNCSLRKNVHLKKKECDGTEDIKGLKSPYTETSQFRITNMVYKAVYAIAHAIHNAVCKETNDKNQCDKHMRLESKQIFAELQKVNFNQNGYHVTFDANGDPAAFYELVNWQKSESGVNELVKVGYYDASLPVGKEFSITRNLTWMEGGTQVPVSVCSQSCPQGTRKVLQKGKPICCYDCTPCPEGEISNMTDSPDCFPCLKEFWPNPRKDACFPKAVEFLSFDEVLGIILEIFSVTGACLAIITAVVFFYHRTTPIVRANNSELSFLLLFSLTLCFLCSLTFIGAPSELSCMLRHTAFGITFVLCISCVLGKTIVVLMAFKATLPGSNAMKWFGPPQQRLTVLTFTFIQVIICTVWLVLSPPFPVKNLTTYKEKIILECALGSVVGFWSVLGYIGLLAVFCFALAVLARKLPDNFNEAKMITFSMLIFCAVWITFIPAYVSSPGKFTVAVEIFAILASSFGLILCIFAPKCFIILFQPEKNNKKSLMNKN; this is translated from the exons ATGCAAACTGTGATTAGTAACTACACCACCAAGCCTGAACTTCCAAGATGCACAGGAAG CTTTAATGCCCGGGAGCTGCGCTTCTCCCGTACAATGATCTTTGCAATTGAGGAgataaacaacaacacaaacttGCTGCCAGGTGTCAGACTTGGTTATCAGATCTATGACACCTGCGCCTCTGTGCCAGTTGCTGTGCATGTTGCGTTTCAACTATTAAACGGACAGAACCCTGTGTTCTCTAAAGACAGTAACTGTTCACAGTCTGGAGTGGTGATGGCTGCGGTTGGAGACTCTGGATCCACTCCATCGATCAGCATGTCACGCATAATGGGGCCCTTCAACATCCCCCTG gTGAGCCACTTTGCCACTTGTGCCTGCctttcagataaacagcaatTTCCAACATTTTTCAGAACAATTCCTAGTGACCAGTTCCAAGCTGATACCCTAGCCAAGCTGGTGAAATACTTTGGTTGGACTTGGATAGGTGCTGTCCACTCAGATTCAGATTATGGAAATAACGGCATGGCATCCTTTATTAAGACAGCAAACAGAGAGGGGATCTGCGTGGAGTACATTGAATCATTTTATCGGACTGACCCACAGAGTAAAATCAGAAGAGTTGCCGATGTTATCCGCAG GTCatcagctgtagttgtggtggcATTTACAGCTGCTGGTGATATGAAGTTCCTATTGGAAGAGTTAGCTCGGGACCCTCCTCCACCTCGTCAGTGGATTGGAAGTGAAGGTTGGATAACTGATCCACACTCAATGAGCTTCAGTTTCTGTGCAGGAGCGATCGGAGTTGCCATTCAGCAATCTGTCATCCCAGGTCTGAGAGACTTCCTTCTGGATCTCTCTCCATCTAAAGTGGCTGCCTCCTCAGTTCTTACTGAGTTCTGGGAGGATGCATTCAACTGCAGCCTAAGAAAAA atGTTCatctaaagaagaaagaatGTGATGGGACGGAAGATATTAAAGGGCTTAAAAGCCCATACACTGAAACATCTCAGTTTAGAATTACCAACATGGTCTACAAGGCTGTTTATGCAATAGCACATGCCATCCACAATGCTGTATGTAAGGAAACAAATGATAAGAATCAGTGTGATAAGCACATGCGTTTGGAGTCTAAACAG ATTTTTGCTGAATTACAGAAAGTAAACTTTAATCAAAATGGGTACCATGTCACATTTGATGCCAATGGAGACCCTGCAGCTTTTTATGAGCTTGTAAACTGGCAAAAGAGCGAAAGCGGAGTTAATGAATTGGTAAAAGTGGGGTACTATGATGCTTCCCTGCCAGTAGGCAAGGAGTTTAGTATCACCAGGAATTTAACCTGGATGGAAGGTGGCACACAA gtCCCGGTGTCAGTATGCTCTCAAAGTTGTCCTCAAGGAACTCGTAAAGTTTTGCAGAAAGGAAAGCCCATTTGCTGCTATGATTGCACACCATGTCCTGAAGGAGAGATTAGTAATATGACAG attctCCAGATTGCTTCCCATGCCTCAAAGAGTTTTGGCCAAACCCAAGGAAAGATGCTTGTTTTCCCAAAGCTGTGGAGTTTCTTTCCTTTGATGAAGTCCTGGGAATTATTCTGGAAATATTTTCTGTCACAGGGGCCTGCCTGGCCATCATAACAGCAGTGGTTTTCTTCTATCACAGAACAACTCCAATTGTCAGAGCCAACAACTCTGAGCtgagcttcctgctgctcttctcTCTGACTCTGTGTTTCTTATGTTCATTAACTTTCATTGGAGCACCTTCAGAGTTGTCCTGCATGTTGCGGCATACAGCATTTGGCATAACCTTTGTTCTTTGCATCTCCTGTGTTCTTGGAAAAACTATAGTGGTTTTAATGGCCTTTAAAGCTACACTTCCAGGTAGTAATGCCATGAAATGGTTTGGTCCTCCACAGCAAAGACTCACTGTACTGacttttacatttattcaaGTTATAATATGTACTGTATGGTTAGTTCTGAGTCCTCCCTTTCCTGTAAAAAATCTAACTACATACAAAGAGAAGATCATCTTGGAATGTGCATTAGGCTCTGTTGTTGGCTTCTGGTCTGTGCTCGGCTACATCGGCCTActggctgttttttgttttgcgtTAGCTGTTCTAGCTCGGAAACTACCTGATAATTTTAATGAAGCTAAGATGATAACTTTCAGTATGTTGATATTCTGTGCTGTCTGGATCACCTTCATTCCAGCATATGTCAGCTCTCCTGGGAAATTTACTGTGGCAGTTGAGATATTTGCCATTCTGGCCTCCAGCTTTGGACTGATACTATGTATCTTTGCTCCAAAGtgttttatcattttgtttcagccagaaaagaacaacaaaaaaagtttgatgaaTAAAAACTAA